Proteins encoded within one genomic window of Rhododendron vialii isolate Sample 1 chromosome 1a, ASM3025357v1:
- the LOC131329805 gene encoding cytochrome P450 94C1-like, translating into MEYSLTSYIHFSLFFFYFTISFTLFLYIAKLVGLFKPSCKCDICKSYLSKSWSSDFENLSDWYAHLLRLSPTGTIHIHVLNNTVTANPENVEHMLRTNFENYPKGRPFSAILGDLLGKGIFNVDGHSWRFQRKIASLELGSVSIRSHAFEIVSSEIQNRLIPLLSSVRNDVVLDLQDLFRRFSFDTICRFSFGLDPGCLKLSLPVSDFAAAFDLASRLSAKRAMAVSPLIWKMKRLLNFGDEKKLNEAIKSIDCLAGELINHRREAGFSTQKDLLSRFMGTITDDRYLRDIVVSFLLAGRDTVAAALTSFFWLVAQHPEVELAIRAESDRVMGEASQGIASFGEMREMHYLQAAIYESMRLYPPVQFDSKFCQEVDTLPDGTNVQKGTRVTYHPYAMGRMEQIWGPDCLEFKPERWLENSVFRPVSPFKYPVFQAGVRVCLGKEMALVEMKSVALALIRRFDIRAAATPSQTPQFVPGLTATVKGGLPVMIHERRL; encoded by the exons ATGGAGTACTCTCTAACATCCTACatccacttctctctcttcttcttctacttcacAATCTCCttcactctctttctctacatAGCAAAACTAGTAGGACTGTTCAAGCCATCTTGCAAATGCGACATATGCAAGAGCTACCTCTCCAAGAGCTGGTCGTCCGACTTCGAAAACCTCTCCGACTGGTACGCTCACCTCCTCCGCCTCTCCCCCACCGGAACAATCCACATCCACGTCCTCAACAACACCGTCACGGCCAACCCGGAAAACGTCGAGCACATGCTCAGAACCAATTTCGAGAACTACCCGAAGGGCAGGCCCTTCTCTGCAATCCTGGGTGATCTTCTGGGCAAGGGTATTTTCAACGTGGACGGCCACTCGTGGAGGTTCCAGAGGAAAATAGCCAGTCTTGAACTCGGCAGCGTCTCGATACGCTCGCATGCTTTTGAGATTGTGAGTTCGGAAATCCAAAACAGGCTCATTCCTCTTCTATCCTCGGTTCGAAACGACGTTGTTTTGGATTTACAAGACTTGTTTCGGCGGTTTTCGTTCGATACTATTTGCCGGTTTTCGTTCGGTTTGGACCCGGGGTGCCTCAAGTTATCGCTACCCGTGTCGGATTTTGCAGCGGCTTTTGATCTTGCGTCTAGACTGTCCGCTAAGCGCGCAATGGCTGTCTCGCccttgatttggaaaatgaagagACTACTCAACTTTGGCGATGAAAAGAAGCTCAACGAGGCGATCAAGTCGATCGACTGCCTCGCCGGTGAGCTGATAAATCACCGGCGAGAAGCAGGGTTTTCGACCCAGAAAGACCTTCTTTCTAGGTTCATGGGCACCATCACAGACGATCGGTACCTCAGGGATATCGTGGTCAGCTTCCTTCTGGCTGGTCGTGACACAGTGGCGGCCGCCCTGACAAGCTTCTTCTGGCTGGTGGCACAACATCCGGAGGTGGAATTGGCGATTCGTGCTGAGTCGGACCGAGTCATGGGCGAGGCGAGTCAAGGAATCGCGAGTTTCGGGGAGATGAGAGAGATGCACTACTTGCAGGCTGCAATTTATGAGAGTATGAGGCTCTACCCGCCAGTGCAGTTTGATTCCAAGTTTTGCCAAGAGGTTGATACTCTTCCAG atGGCACGAATGTCCAAAAAGGCACTAGAGTTACATACCATCCCTACGCAATGGGTCGAATGGAGCAGATTTGGGGTCCAGATTGTCTTGAATTCAAGCCCGAAAGGTGGTTGGAGAACAGTGTTTTCCGCCCGGTTAGCCCTTTCAAGTACCCTGTTTTTCAAGCCGGGGTCAGGGTTTGTTTGGGCAAGGAGATGGCCCTGGTGGAGATGAAGAGTGTTGCCCTCGCCTTGATACGGCGGTTCGACATCCGAGCAGCGGCAACACCGAGCCAAACACCGCAGTTTGTTCCTGGCCTAACCGCCACCGTGAAGGGCGGTCTTCCGGTCATGATTCACGAGCGGAGACTCTAG
- the LOC131329875 gene encoding cytochrome P450 94C1-like, protein MEYSLTSYIPFSLFFFYFTISFTLFLYIAKLVGLFKPSCKCDICKSYLSKSWSSDFENLSDWYAHLLRLSPTGTIHIHVLNNTVTANPDNVEHMLRTNFENYPKGRPFSAILGDLLGKGIFNVDGHSWRFQRKIASLELGSVSIRSHAFEIVSSEIQNRLIPLLSSVQNDVVLDLQDLFRRFSFDTICRFSFGLDPGCLKLSLPVSDFAAAFDLASRLSAKRAMAVSPLIWKMKRLFNLGDEKKLKEAIKSIDYLAGELINHRREAGFSTQKDLLSRFMGTITDDRYLRDIVVSFLLAGRDTVAAALTSFFWLVAQHPEVELAIRAESDRVMGEASQGIASFGEMREMHYLQAAIYESMRLYPPVQFDSKFCQEVDTLPDGTNVQKGARVTYHPYAMGRMEQIWGLDCLEFKPERWLENGVFRPVSPFKYPVFQAGVRVCLGKEMALVEMKSVALALIRRFDIRAAATPSQTLQFVPGLTATVKGGLPVMIHERRL, encoded by the exons ATGGAGTACTCtctaacatcctacatccccttctctctcttcttcttctacttcacAATCTCCttcactctctttctctacatAGCAAAACTAGTAGGACTGTTCAAGCCATCTTGCAAATGCGACATATGCAAGAGCTACCTCTCCAAGAGCTGGTCATCCGACTTCGAAAACCTCTCCGACTGGTACGCTCACCTCCTCCGCCTCTCCCCCACCGGAACAATCCACATCCACGTCCTCAACAACACCGTCACGGCCAACCCGGATAACGTCGAGCACATGCTCAGAACCAATTTCGAGAACTACCCGAAGGGCAGGCCCTTCTCTGCAATCCTGGGTGATCTTCTGGGCAAGGGTATTTTCAACGTGGACGGCCACTCGTGGAGGTTCCAGAGGAAGATAGCCAGTCTTGAACTCGGCAGTGTCTCGATACGCTCGCATGCTTTTGAGATTGTGAGTTCGGAAATCCAAAACAGACTCATTCCTCTTCTATCCTCGGTtcaaaacgacgttgttttggATTTACAAGACTTGTTTCGGCGGTTTTCGTTCGATACTATATGCCGGTTTTCGTTCGGTTTGGACCCGGGGTGCCTCAAGTTATCGCTACCCGTGTCGGATTTTGCAGCGGCTTTTGATCTTGCGTCGAGACTGTCCGCTAAGCGCGCAATGGCGGTCTCGCccttgatttggaaaatgaagagACTATTCAACCTTGGCGATGAAAAGAAGCTCAAGGAGGCGATCAAGTCGATCGACTATCTTGCCGGTGAGCTGATAAATCACCGGCGAGAAGCAGGGTTTTCGACCCAGAAAGACCTTCTTTCTAGGTTCATGGGCACCATCACAGACGATCGGTACCTCAGGGATATCGTGGTCAGCTTCCTTCTGGCTGGTCGTGACACAGTGGCGGCCGCCCTGACAAGCTTCTTCTGGCTGGTGGCACAACATCCGGAGGTGGAATTGGCGATTCGTGCTGAGTCGGACCGAGTCATGGGCGAGGCGAGTCAAGGAATCGCGAGTTTCGGGGAGATGAGAGAGATGCATTACTTGCAGGCTGCAATTTATGAGAGTATGAGGCTCTACCCGCCAGTGCAGTTTGATTCCAAGTTTTGCCAAGAGGTTGATACTCTTCCAG ATGGCACGAATGTCCAAAAAGGCGCTAGAGTTACATACCATCCCTACGCAATGGGTCGAATGGAACAGATTTGGGGTCTAGATTGTCTTGAATTCAAGCCTGAAAGGTGGTTGGAGAACGGCGTTTTCCGCCCAGTTAGCCCTTTCAAGTACCCCGTTTTTCAAGCCGGGGTCAGGGTTTGTTTGGGCAAGGAGATGGCCCTGGTGGAGATGAAGAGTGTTGCCCTCGCCTTGATACGGCGGTTCGACATCCGAGCGGCGGCAACACCGAGCCAAACACTACAGTTTGTTCCTGGCCTAACCGCCACCGTGAAGGGCGGTCTTCCGGTCATGATTCACGAGCGGAGACTCTAG